One part of the Bacillota bacterium genome encodes these proteins:
- a CDS encoding ABC transporter substrate-binding protein produces MKYLKQIVSFLVIIMLVAGSTGCGGQQREGQVSKKELVVGVGADGYSQRDSELGIYPLNANICEPLIRLTPEYQLEPLLATKWEYKGNNTWRFYLRRGVKFHNGEDFNAAAVKYTLEKGISPSGKSMLKIEGDAVKIIDDYTVDIVTTEPNMRVPEILAHPSFAIRIKENEDSQKPIGTGPFCFARYEQDKELVVERNPDYWGEPAKVNKIVFKFIPDHNSRLLALQAGEVDVITEIPREMIGQLKTTQGIQVLRGKTGAYVALYLMVNGKQPFDILQDKRIRQAIGWAIDREAIIQKVWEGNAISSQTIIPPDILREYKDLVNGFAYNPEKAKNLLEQAGWKPGPDGIRIKDGRRLELTLVSGFPSASVLEPLPEILQQQLKDVGIAVKVVEVADRGFYFDKLKKGEGDLWLERGSQNDGDPTFLPQLLFHSEGYYEANYNKAFWPGRKFDDLIDHARNNPEIGEAARLVAEAIHVLIDEETTAVPIASLYTIYAAKEKVKGLTPHPSNINTIWDTVYIEE; encoded by the coding sequence GTGAAATATTTAAAGCAAATAGTGTCTTTCTTGGTCATCATAATGTTGGTTGCCGGGTCTACGGGTTGTGGTGGGCAACAAAGGGAAGGTCAGGTAAGCAAAAAGGAATTAGTTGTGGGCGTTGGAGCTGATGGTTATAGCCAGAGGGACAGCGAGTTAGGAATTTATCCGCTAAATGCCAATATTTGCGAGCCATTAATTAGACTAACGCCTGAGTATCAATTAGAGCCACTTTTGGCCACCAAATGGGAATATAAGGGGAACAATACTTGGCGCTTTTACCTGCGTAGAGGCGTAAAGTTCCATAACGGTGAGGACTTTAATGCTGCAGCTGTAAAGTACACTTTGGAGAAAGGTATTAGCCCAAGTGGAAAATCCATGCTGAAAATCGAAGGGGATGCTGTCAAAATAATTGACGATTATACGGTGGATATTGTAACCACAGAACCTAATATGCGCGTTCCAGAAATCCTGGCTCACCCAAGTTTTGCCATACGAATCAAAGAAAATGAAGATAGCCAGAAACCTATTGGTACCGGCCCCTTCTGTTTTGCCAGGTACGAGCAAGATAAAGAGCTGGTTGTTGAGCGTAACCCTGATTATTGGGGGGAACCTGCAAAAGTGAATAAGATTGTTTTTAAATTCATTCCAGACCACAACAGCCGGCTCCTTGCCCTACAGGCAGGTGAAGTTGATGTTATTACAGAAATTCCTCGTGAAATGATTGGACAACTTAAGACAACCCAAGGGATTCAGGTGTTGCGCGGAAAAACCGGTGCTTATGTGGCTCTTTACCTTATGGTTAACGGGAAACAGCCCTTCGACATTTTGCAGGACAAAAGGATACGGCAGGCCATTGGCTGGGCCATCGACCGTGAGGCTATTATCCAGAAGGTATGGGAAGGTAATGCTATAAGCAGCCAGACCATAATTCCTCCTGATATCTTGAGGGAGTATAAGGATTTAGTCAACGGATTTGCCTACAACCCAGAAAAGGCCAAAAATCTCCTGGAACAGGCTGGATGGAAACCCGGGCCTGACGGCATCAGGATCAAGGACGGGCGGCGATTGGAACTCACCCTTGTTTCCGGTTTTCCTTCGGCTAGTGTGCTTGAACCCTTACCGGAAATCTTGCAGCAGCAGCTTAAGGATGTCGGAATTGCAGTTAAGGTGGTGGAAGTTGCAGATCGCGGGTTTTACTTCGATAAATTGAAAAAGGGGGAAGGGGATCTCTGGCTGGAGCGAGGCAGCCAGAATGATGGCGACCCAACTTTCTTGCCGCAGCTTCTTTTCCATAGCGAAGGGTATTATGAGGCCAACTATAATAAAGCATTCTGGCCAGGCAGAAAGTTTGACGATTTGATTGATCATGCCCGTAACAATCCTGAGATAGGGGAAGCAGCACGGCTGGTGGCGGAGGCCATTCATGTTCTGATAGATGAAGAAACAACTGC